The following proteins are co-located in the Insulibacter thermoxylanivorax genome:
- a CDS encoding SdpI family protein, giving the protein MKKMILPLGLIAAALIISLLAYDRLPDQMPIHWNIHGEADRYASKPVALFLMPAVMLGVFLLMKLAPIIDPKRASLQKNLRDIDAINVITLLILLVVHGVTILSGMGAEINIAALAPIIAGSLFVFVGNLLPRFRHNYSFGLRTPWTLANEDVWRRSNLIGGRLMFFGGLIMILSAFLPTTWKMIVFFAVLAVNLAVPIIISYLFFRKYGSSNGSA; this is encoded by the coding sequence ATGAAAAAAATGATCCTGCCGCTCGGCCTCATCGCCGCCGCTTTGATCATCAGCCTGCTTGCTTATGACCGTCTGCCCGATCAGATGCCCATCCACTGGAACATCCACGGCGAAGCTGACCGCTATGCCTCCAAACCTGTCGCCTTATTCCTGATGCCGGCGGTGATGTTAGGTGTCTTCCTGCTGATGAAGCTGGCGCCGATCATCGATCCGAAGCGCGCCAGTCTGCAGAAAAACCTTCGCGATATCGACGCCATTAACGTTATCACGCTGCTCATCCTGCTGGTCGTACACGGCGTGACGATTCTCAGCGGCATGGGCGCAGAGATCAACATCGCAGCGTTGGCACCGATCATCGCGGGCTCACTCTTCGTCTTCGTCGGCAACCTGCTGCCCCGTTTCAGGCACAACTACTCCTTCGGTTTGCGGACACCGTGGACATTGGCCAACGAAGACGTGTGGCGGCGAAGCAATTTAATCGGCGGACGATTGATGTTCTTCGGCGGGCTCATCATGATCCTCAGCGCCTTTCTGCCGACAACCTGGAAGATGATCGTATTCTTCGCAGTGCTCGCCGTCAATCTAGCCGTGCCGATCATCATCTCTTATCTCTTCTTTAGGAAGTACGGTTCCAGCAATGGATCGGCTTAG
- a CDS encoding L-rhamnose mutarotase → MNKSNKFAWTWKVKPEYLDEYVEMHLNPWPEVLEEHSKAGIRNYSIFQNGNQFFYVFECDDVEAAFAYIAQSKACRRWDAITSKMVEGSFDHSKGTPTPLREVFYLK, encoded by the coding sequence ATGAACAAGAGCAACAAATTCGCATGGACTTGGAAAGTGAAGCCGGAATACTTAGACGAGTATGTGGAGATGCATCTCAATCCATGGCCGGAGGTCTTGGAAGAACACAGCAAGGCCGGGATTCGCAATTATTCGATCTTCCAGAACGGCAATCAGTTCTTCTATGTTTTCGAATGCGATGATGTCGAGGCTGCCTTCGCGTACATCGCGCAAAGCAAGGCGTGCCGGCGCTGGGACGCCATCACCTCTAAGATGGTGGAGGGTTCCTTCGACCACAGCAAGGGGACGCCGACGCCGCTGCGTGAAGTGTTCTATCTGAAGTAA
- the tenA gene encoding thiaminase II — translation MSFSEQLKQDAQEILEVTYQHPFVQGIARGDLCAEQLIHYVKQDHAYLNAMIQARGMAIAKSDNREDMEMFHKSIAYVLYDEGRAHENLCRVAGVDYADLQGFPLTPSAHHYVSHMLAAAATGTVADIIAATLPCPWVYDEIGRRLVREINPDPSHPFYDWIMIYGNDTSGAIDRYFARLDQLAAETSEAARERMRDLFLTSCKMEYNFFDMAYRLEEWPV, via the coding sequence ATGAGTTTCAGCGAACAACTGAAGCAGGATGCCCAGGAGATCTTGGAGGTGACTTATCAGCATCCCTTCGTGCAGGGAATCGCGCGTGGAGATCTCTGCGCGGAGCAGCTGATTCACTATGTCAAACAGGATCATGCTTATCTGAATGCGATGATCCAAGCGCGCGGCATGGCCATCGCGAAGAGCGATAATCGCGAGGATATGGAGATGTTCCATAAGAGCATCGCCTATGTCTTGTATGATGAAGGGCGTGCCCATGAGAATCTATGCAGAGTAGCGGGGGTGGATTATGCCGATCTGCAAGGCTTCCCGCTTACGCCTTCGGCCCACCACTATGTCAGTCATATGCTCGCCGCAGCCGCGACGGGAACCGTCGCCGATATCATCGCCGCCACCCTGCCCTGTCCATGGGTATATGATGAGATCGGGCGCAGGCTGGTACGCGAGATCAATCCCGATCCGTCCCATCCTTTCTATGATTGGATCATGATCTACGGCAATGATACGAGCGGCGCCATCGACAGGTACTTTGCCCGGCTTGATCAGTTAGCGGCAGAAACATCGGAAGCAGCGAGAGAGCGCATGCGCGATCTCTTCCTCACCAGCTGCAAGATGGAATACAATTTCTTCGACATGGCTTACCGCTTAGAAGAGTGGCCTGTCTAA
- a CDS encoding ABC transporter ATP-binding protein has translation MPNQEGTDQAKRQRGGPGPMGGHPGPRIGMPVERAKDFKGTLRRLLTYLRPHKVQLIAVFLMAVLSTLFTILSPKIMGLATTSLFEGVKARFGGAEEAWIDFGYLAKILMILIALYVLSSIFAYLQQYLMAGITQRTVYEMRQQVNQKLSRLPLRYFDSRTHGETLSRITNDVDNISNTLQQSVTQLITSLITIIGVVIMMLVISPWLTLVCLLTLPLSAVVTMVIAKRSQGYFMGQQRSLGELNGHVEEMYAGQQIIKVFGREQRSIERFDEINEQLYEYGWKAQFISGIIMPLMGFIGNISYVLISVVGGLQVFWGRIAIGDVQAFIQYARQFSQPITQAANIANVIQSAIASAERVFELLDEEEEQAADAAAGRKTSILDKNAVKGAVSFQNVRFGYKPDDVLMEDLSFDVQPGQTIAIVGPTGAGKTTIVNLLMRFYDVSGGRITIDGRDIREYDRGSYRSVFGMVLQDTWLFNGTIRDNIAYGREGASEEEVIQAAVAAHADHFIRTLPDGYDTVLNEEASNISQGQKQLLTIARAILADPRILILDEATSSVDTRTEIYIQRAMETLMKGRTSFVIAHRLSTIRSADRILVMNKGRIIEQGTHDELLQQGGFYAELYNSQFTAKSQRQAI, from the coding sequence ATGCCTAACCAAGAAGGAACAGATCAAGCTAAGCGGCAGAGAGGGGGACCGGGACCGATGGGCGGGCATCCGGGTCCGCGCATCGGCATGCCTGTAGAACGAGCGAAGGACTTTAAGGGCACCTTGCGCAGGCTGTTGACCTATCTGCGGCCGCATAAGGTGCAGCTCATCGCGGTCTTCCTCATGGCGGTGCTCAGCACGCTGTTCACCATCCTATCGCCGAAGATCATGGGTCTTGCGACGACTTCGCTCTTCGAAGGAGTGAAAGCCCGGTTCGGCGGAGCAGAAGAGGCGTGGATTGACTTTGGTTATCTGGCGAAGATTCTGATGATCTTGATCGCCCTGTATGTGTTGAGCTCTATTTTTGCTTATCTGCAGCAGTACCTCATGGCCGGAATCACGCAACGGACCGTCTATGAGATGCGGCAACAGGTCAACCAGAAGCTGTCCCGTCTGCCGCTTCGGTACTTCGATTCGCGAACGCATGGCGAGACGCTGAGCCGGATCACCAATGACGTCGACAATATCAGCAATACCTTGCAGCAAAGCGTGACGCAGTTGATCACTTCCCTGATCACGATCATCGGGGTCGTCATCATGATGCTGGTGATCAGCCCGTGGCTGACGCTGGTCTGCCTGCTTACGCTGCCGCTCAGCGCCGTGGTGACGATGGTGATCGCGAAGCGGTCCCAGGGGTACTTCATGGGACAGCAGCGATCCTTGGGCGAGCTGAACGGTCATGTGGAGGAGATGTATGCCGGGCAGCAGATCATCAAGGTATTCGGCCGGGAGCAGAGATCCATCGAGCGCTTTGATGAAATCAACGAGCAGTTGTATGAATACGGTTGGAAAGCCCAGTTCATCTCCGGGATCATCATGCCTCTGATGGGTTTCATCGGGAATATCAGCTATGTCTTGATCAGCGTCGTCGGCGGACTGCAGGTGTTCTGGGGCAGGATCGCCATCGGCGATGTTCAGGCTTTCATCCAATATGCCCGCCAATTCTCCCAGCCGATTACTCAGGCTGCAAATATCGCCAACGTCATCCAATCGGCGATCGCTTCGGCGGAACGGGTCTTTGAGCTGCTGGATGAGGAAGAGGAGCAAGCTGCGGATGCTGCTGCCGGCAGGAAGACTTCGATCCTTGATAAGAATGCCGTGAAAGGGGCGGTTTCCTTCCAGAACGTGCGCTTTGGTTACAAGCCGGACGACGTGCTGATGGAGGATCTGAGCTTCGATGTGCAGCCGGGTCAGACCATAGCCATCGTAGGGCCTACAGGAGCGGGCAAGACGACGATCGTCAACCTGCTGATGCGGTTCTACGATGTCAGCGGCGGTCGGATCACGATCGACGGAAGGGATATTCGCGAGTATGACCGAGGTTCGTATCGCAGCGTGTTCGGCATGGTGCTGCAGGATACCTGGCTGTTCAACGGCACCATTCGCGATAATATCGCCTACGGCCGCGAAGGGGCAAGCGAGGAAGAGGTGATCCAGGCAGCAGTCGCCGCCCATGCGGACCATTTCATCCGCACGCTGCCGGACGGCTACGATACGGTGCTGAATGAAGAGGCCTCGAATATCTCACAGGGGCAGAAGCAGCTGCTCACGATTGCCAGAGCGATCCTCGCTGATCCGCGCATCCTGATCCTGGACGAAGCGACGAGCAGCGTCGATACGCGGACGGAGATCTATATCCAGCGGGCGATGGAGACTCTGATGAAAGGACGCACCAGCTTCGTCATCGCACACCGGTTGTCGACGATCCGCAGCGCCGATCGAATCCTCGTCATGAACAAAGGGCGGATCATCGAGCAGGGCACCCACGACGAACTGCTTCAGCAAGGCGGCTTCTATGCCGAGCTGTATAACAGTCAATTCACGGCGAAGTCCCAGCGGCAGGCGATATAA